The window AGGCCGTAGCCGCCTCGGGCGATGGGGTGGACGAAGCGCGGGTTATTCAGGTCGCTCTCGGCAATGAGGATGAGGGAACGGCCGGTGACGGCGGACAGTTCGGCCACGCGCTCGGCCATTTGTTCGAGAATGTGGATGGCGCTCTCGTCGTGGATGGCGTGGACGGCGTCGAGGCGGAGACCGTCGAAGCGATAGTCGCGCAGCCACATGAGGGCATTTTCGATGAAGAAGGCGCGAACTTCGTCGCTGTAATCGCCGTCGAAGTTCAGCGCGCTGCCCCAGGGGGTCTTCACGCGATCGGTGAAATACGGGCCGAACGCGCCGGTGTAATTTCCGTCGGGGCCGAGGTGGTTGTAGACGACGTCGAGGAGCACGGCGAGGCCGAGGGCGTGGGCCTGCTGGATGAAGTGCTTGAGATCGTCCGGCGTGCCGTAGGCCGGGTGCGGCGCGTAGATGGCGGCGCCGTCGTAGCCCCAGCCGCGCTCTCCAGGAAAGGTGGCCAGTGGGAGCAGCTCGACATGCGTGACGCCGAGATCGCGCAGGTGGGCGAGTTTCTCCGCGGCGGCGGCGTAGGTGCCGGCCCAGGTGAACGTGCCAATGTGCAGCTCGTAGATGACGGCCTCGCCGAGCGGCTTTGGGCGAAAGGCGGTATCGGGCCACGCAAAGGCCGCGTGATCGATGACGACGGAGGAACCGTGGACGCCGTCCGGTTGCCACAACGAGCGCGGGTCGGGGAAGGGGCCGTTGCTGTCGATCCGGAATTTGTAGCGGGTGCCGGGGCCGGCCTCGGGGACCTCGACGCCCCACCAGCCGCGGTCTCCCGCGGTCATCTGGTGACCACCGGAGTCGAGGACGAGCTCGAGGGATTTGGCGAACGGAGCCCAGATTTCGAAGATCATGTTTCGCGGGTGAGCAGGGCGACGGGGAAGGCGGCGAAGAGGTCGGCGGGGGCGGTGTCCCCGGTGAAGGCGGTCCCGTTGAACGCGCTGCGCCAGGCGCCCGGCGGAAGCGGAATGACGGTGTCGCCCCAGTCGCCGCCGAGCGTGAGGGTGAATCGCGGGACGGAGACGATGAGGTCCGTCCCGCGCCGATAGCTCATCACGTGGCCGAGGTGAGAGCCTCTCGCACTAATGGGCTGATGGACGCCGTTGAAGACGGCGGCGTGCGAATGCCGGATCGCGAGGGCGCGCTGGATGAGGAAAAGTTTCGGCAGGCCGGAATCCCAGTCGGCGAGGGCCTCGACGGCACTGAGCGTGCGGACGCGGGCGAGGAGATCGCGCCGGGCGGCGAAGTCGACGGGACGGCGGTTGTCGGGATCCACGAGGCTGAGGTCCCAGAGCTCGGTGCCCTGATAGAAGTCCGGCGTGCCGGGCGCGGTGAGCTTCACCAGCGTCTGCGCGAGGCTGTTGATGCGGCCGGGCCGGACGAGCGGCTCGACGAAGGTCGCGAGGTCGGTGGTGAATTTCTCGTCGGCGAGAATGGTCTCGGTGAATTCGCGGAGGCCTTCCTCGTAGCCGATGTTTGGTTCGTGCCAGGTCGTGCGAATCTTCGCTTCTCGGCAGGACTTCAGCAGGTATTGCCAGGCGCGGTCGAAGGAGATCGGCCAGGCGCCGATGAGCGTCTGGTAAAGCAGGAACTCGGCGTGGCGGTCGGGCTCGCGACCGCGCCAGGCGGACTGATTGATCGCGGACCAGCGGAGGACGGCGGCGTTCCAGCGCTCGGGAATCTCCGTGAGGACGCTGATGCGCGTGCGGACGTCCTCGCTGCGCTTGGTGTCGTGAGTGGAGGTTGGCAGGAGGTTGTGCGGCCAGCGGTTTTGGAGGTGCGCGCAGAATTGGTGGAACTTCGAGGGCGCGATGCCGAGCTGCGAGGGCTGCGAGCCGACTTCGTTGCAGGATACGAGGCGGTCGTAGCAATAGAACGTCGTGTCTTCGGCGCCCTTGGCCATGACGGCCGGGGCGAGCTGCTGCCAGCGCGCGATGAAGTCGGCCTCGAGCGGGCCGTCGAGGTCGTTCGTGAGCAGGGCGTCGAGGAAGGCGAAGACCTCGGGCTCGATCGTCTCGACAAGGGCGTTCGATTGAGCGATGGCGGCGGCAACGGCGTCGGTGATGATCTTTTTATCGATCGCGGAGACGACATGCGGGTGCTGCGTGAGATAGGTGCGATAGACGGGCAGCGAGACAATGAGGTGCGCGATGGCTTTCTCGAGCTGCGCGCGGGAGAGGTCGTGCGTGGTCCATCGAGCCTGGGCGATGTTCCCCGCAAGCGTCGTCAGGCGCTCGAGATCGGCGGTGAAATGCGTGTGGATGATCTCGCGCTTCTTTTCGCGGACGAGCGCCGGGTAATTGACCGGGTGGCCGGTGAAGTCCGCGTAAATCGCGGTGATGGCGTCGGCTTTCTCCTCGTCCATCCAGAGGCGATTCACCTTGCTGAGGAACTCGTAGCCGACGGTGCCGTCGATGGCCCAGTCGTCGGGAAGCTTCTCCTCGGAATCGAGAATCTTTTCGGCGTAGATGCGGCCGTCGGGGAGGAGCTGGCGGAGGCGGTCGAAATATTCACGCGGGTCGCGGAGGCCGTCCGGATGGTCGACGCGGAGGCCGGCGAGGTCGCCATTGGCCACCATGCGGGCGATGCGGGCGTGGGCGGCATCGAAGATCGCGGGGGATTCCACGCGCACGCCGACGAGCGTGCCGATGTTGAAAAAACGGCGGTAGTTGATGATCTCGCCTTCGAGCTTCCACCACGCGAGCCGGTAGAACTGGTCCTCGAGAAGGGCGTGCATCTGGTCGGGATGGGCGACGATGTCCGCGCAATGGGCGGCAACCTGGGTGCGGATGCCGGGATCGGCGAGGAGCGCGCGCGTGGCCTCGGTGGCCTGCGTCGTGAGCAGGCGATAGCGCTCGATCGTGCGGGGCTCGGGCTGGTGCTGCTGGCGGAGCTTGGCGAGCTCGGGCAGCACGAAGGCGAGGTCCGGCGCGGCGGGGCCGAGAATGCGGCGCCACGAGGCAGGGCCGAGCGGAAATGTGCTCTCGTAGTAGCGAAGACGAGGCAGGCCGGAGTCGAGATCGATCTCGAGCTCGCCCTGCTCGAGCACCTTGCCGTAGGGCTGGCCGAGCGTGCAGATGGCGATCTCCCAGCGCTCGGCGATCGCGTAGGGGAAGAGGTCAAATGCGGTGGCGTGTTCGCTGAACGGGCCATGGGTGAGGACGTCGCTCCACCAGACGTTCGCGGTGTGCGTCGTCATGTGGTTCGGCACGATGTCGAGCAACACGCCGAGGCCGGCGGCTTTCGCGGCGGCAATGAAGGATTCCCATGCGGGCTCGCCGCCGATCTCGTCATTGACGCGGGTGGGATCGGCGACGTCGTAGCCATGCATGCTCCCGGGAGCCGCCTGCAGGCAGGGCGAGAGGTAGACGTGGCTGATGCCGAGATCGTGCAGGTAGGGCAACGTCTCTGCGGCGGCGGCGAGCGGGAAATCCCGATTCACCTGGAGGCGATAGGTCGCGAACCAGGGCGGATTCTGGGTTATTTCACCGGGCATGGCCGAGGACGATGACGGAGCGGCCCTGAAGTCTGATGCCGCCGCCCGCGACGCGTTCCGTGTGGGCCTCGAGTTCCGGTCGGGCGGTGTCGAAGGCGATGAACCAGCGTTTGCGGCGAACGTCCTTTGGAAGCTTGAAGTCGACCGCTTCGTGATGGGCGTTCAACAAGACGAGGTAATCGTTGTCCCTTACCCGGCGGCCCGCGGCATTGCGAATCTCCGGCGCATCGCCGAAGAGCATCATGCCGAGCGTGCGCATCCAGCCACCTTCGCCCCAATCCTCGTCTTTCATGGGCTCACCGTCGGCGCGCACCCAGCGGACATTCTCGCTGGTCGCGGCGGCCTGCGGATCGAGTTCGGAGAAGCTGCGGCGGTGAAAATTCGGGTGGCTGCGGCGGTAGTGGATGAGGCGCGCGGTGAAATCGAGAAGCGACCTGCGGGTGTCGTCGAGATCCCAGTCGTGCCAGGAAATCTCGGTGTCCTGGCAGTAGCCGTTGTTGTTGCCGCCCTGCGTGCGGCCCATCTCGTCGCCGGCGCAGAGCATGGGCACCCCCTGCGAGAGCATGAGCGTCGCGAGGAAATTGCGCTTCTGGCGCTCGCGCAGCGTGTTGATGCCGTCGTCGTCGGTCGGGCCCTCGGCGCCGCAGTTCCAGCTCTCGTTGTCGTTCGCGCCGTCGTTGTTGTTCTCGCCGTTCGCGTCGTTGTGCTTCTCGTTGTAGCTGACGAGGTCGTGAAGGGTGAAGCCGTCGTGCGCGGTGATGAAGTTGATGCTCGCGGAGGGCAGGCGGCCGCTGTGTTCGTAGAGATCGGCGCTGCCGCCGAGGCGTGTGGCGATCTCGCCGTGCATGCCCATGTCGCCCTTCCAGTATTTGCGGACGCTGTCGCGGTATTTGCCGTTCCATTCGGTCCAGTTGACCGGAAACTTGCCGACCTGATAGCCGCCCATCCCTAGATCCCACGGCTCGGCGATGAGCTTCGTGGTGGCGAGGGTGGGGTCCTGATAGATCGAGGTGAAGAAAGCCCCGAGCTGGTCCACGTCGTAGAGCGAGCGGGCGAGGGCGCTGGCGAGATCGAAACGGAAGCCGTCCACGTGCATCTCTGTCACCCAATAGCGCAGGCTATCCATGAGCAGCTGCAGACTGTGGGGATGCGTCATGTTGAGCGTGTTGCCGCAGCCGGTGAAATCCATGTAGTAGCGACCCTTGCCCTTGACGATGCGGTAGTAGGAGAGGTTGTCGATCCCGCGAAAGGAGAGCGTGGGACCACGCTCGTTGCCCTCGGCGGTGTGGTTGTAAACCACGTCCATGATGACCTCGATGCCGGCTTTGTGCAGCGCCTTCACCATCTCGCGGAATTCGTTGACGGCGTCCGCGGGATGCCCCTTGCTTGCGGCATAGGTGCGCTGCGGGGCGAAGAAGCCGAGCGTGTTGTAGCCCCAGTAGTTGTGCAGGCCTTTTTCCTGCAGATGGCGATCATCGGCGAAATACTGGATCGGAAGGAGCTCGATCGCGGTGATGCCGAGCTTCGTGAGATAGTCAATGATGACGGGGTGGCCGATGGCGGCGTAGGTGCCGCGGATTTCCTCCGGCACATCGGGGTGCCGCATGGTGAGGCCCTTCACGTGCGCCTCGTAGATGACGGTGTCGTGCCAGGCCGTGCCCGGAGGTTTGTCGTCCTCCCAGTCGAACTCCGGGTTCGTCACGATCGCGAGCGGCGCGAACGGCGCGCTGTCGCGTTCGTCGAAGGTGAGGTCGTCACCCTCCGCGCCGATCGTGTAGCCAAAGAGCGCGTCATCCCACGTGATCTCGCGGCCGATGGCTTTTGCGTAGGGATCGAGCAGGAGCTTGTTAGAATTGAACCGGCAGCCGTGTTCAGGCTCGTAGGGGCCATGCACGCGGTAGCCGTAGAGCTGGCCGGGACCGATTTCGGGCAGGTAGATGTGCCAGACGCCATTCGTGCGCTCGCGAAGGCGAATGCGTTTCGATTCCGCGGTGGATTCGCTTTTGTCGAACAGGCAGAGATCGACCGCCTCGGCCCCTTCCGAAAAAAGGGCGAAATTCGTGCCCTTGCCGTCGTAGGTGGCGCCCTGCGGGAACGGCGACCCCGCCTGGTAATCCTCGTCGATGCCCGGCGTCGATACGTCCCCCAGGATTTCCAATTCGTCTTTT is drawn from Chthoniobacterales bacterium and contains these coding sequences:
- the treZ gene encoding malto-oligosyltrehalose trehalohydrolase; translated protein: MIFEIWAPFAKSLELVLDSGGHQMTAGDRGWWGVEVPEAGPGTRYKFRIDSNGPFPDPRSLWQPDGVHGSSVVIDHAAFAWPDTAFRPKPLGEAVIYELHIGTFTWAGTYAAAAEKLAHLRDLGVTHVELLPLATFPGERGWGYDGAAIYAPHPAYGTPDDLKHFIQQAHALGLAVLLDVVYNHLGPDGNYTGAFGPYFTDRVKTPWGSALNFDGDYSDEVRAFFIENALMWLRDYRFDGLRLDAVHAIHDESAIHILEQMAERVAELSAVTGRSLILIAESDLNNPRFVHPIARGGYGLDAHWEDDFHHALHAFLTKDRDGYYADFGSLAQVAKALEQGYVFDGQYSPFRHRAHGRPPIDVAPHQLVVCAQNHDQTGNRALGDRLTHLLDPAGVHAAAALLLLCPFVPMLFQGEEWGASTSFQFFTDHNEELGRAVTEGRRHEFAAFDWDPESVPDPQARETFEYSKLRWDEIAEPAHRALLDWHRDLLAIRREIPVDALADVRFDEAANWLTLQRGNVVAAFNFADQSQPIPLPFGDWLTALAFGEIGAPRSTVIFRRA
- the treY gene encoding malto-oligosyltrehalose synthase, which produces MPGEITQNPPWFATYRLQVNRDFPLAAAAETLPYLHDLGISHVYLSPCLQAAPGSMHGYDVADPTRVNDEIGGEPAWESFIAAAKAAGLGVLLDIVPNHMTTHTANVWWSDVLTHGPFSEHATAFDLFPYAIAERWEIAICTLGQPYGKVLEQGELEIDLDSGLPRLRYYESTFPLGPASWRRILGPAAPDLAFVLPELAKLRQQHQPEPRTIERYRLLTTQATEATRALLADPGIRTQVAAHCADIVAHPDQMHALLEDQFYRLAWWKLEGEIINYRRFFNIGTLVGVRVESPAIFDAAHARIARMVANGDLAGLRVDHPDGLRDPREYFDRLRQLLPDGRIYAEKILDSEEKLPDDWAIDGTVGYEFLSKVNRLWMDEEKADAITAIYADFTGHPVNYPALVREKKREIIHTHFTADLERLTTLAGNIAQARWTTHDLSRAQLEKAIAHLIVSLPVYRTYLTQHPHVVSAIDKKIITDAVAAAIAQSNALVETIEPEVFAFLDALLTNDLDGPLEADFIARWQQLAPAVMAKGAEDTTFYCYDRLVSCNEVGSQPSQLGIAPSKFHQFCAHLQNRWPHNLLPTSTHDTKRSEDVRTRISVLTEIPERWNAAVLRWSAINQSAWRGREPDRHAEFLLYQTLIGAWPISFDRAWQYLLKSCREAKIRTTWHEPNIGYEEGLREFTETILADEKFTTDLATFVEPLVRPGRINSLAQTLVKLTAPGTPDFYQGTELWDLSLVDPDNRRPVDFAARRDLLARVRTLSAVEALADWDSGLPKLFLIQRALAIRHSHAAVFNGVHQPISARGSHLGHVMSYRRGTDLIVSVPRFTLTLGGDWGDTVIPLPPGAWRSAFNGTAFTGDTAPADLFAAFPVALLTRET
- the glgX gene encoding glycogen debranching protein GlgX, which gives rise to MTEAPKDELEILGDVSTPGIDEDYQAGSPFPQGATYDGKGTNFALFSEGAEAVDLCLFDKSESTAESKRIRLRERTNGVWHIYLPEIGPGQLYGYRVHGPYEPEHGCRFNSNKLLLDPYAKAIGREITWDDALFGYTIGAEGDDLTFDERDSAPFAPLAIVTNPEFDWEDDKPPGTAWHDTVIYEAHVKGLTMRHPDVPEEIRGTYAAIGHPVIIDYLTKLGITAIELLPIQYFADDRHLQEKGLHNYWGYNTLGFFAPQRTYAASKGHPADAVNEFREMVKALHKAGIEVIMDVVYNHTAEGNERGPTLSFRGIDNLSYYRIVKGKGRYYMDFTGCGNTLNMTHPHSLQLLMDSLRYWVTEMHVDGFRFDLASALARSLYDVDQLGAFFTSIYQDPTLATTKLIAEPWDLGMGGYQVGKFPVNWTEWNGKYRDSVRKYWKGDMGMHGEIATRLGGSADLYEHSGRLPSASINFITAHDGFTLHDLVSYNEKHNDANGENNNDGANDNESWNCGAEGPTDDDGINTLRERQKRNFLATLMLSQGVPMLCAGDEMGRTQGGNNNGYCQDTEISWHDWDLDDTRRSLLDFTARLIHYRRSHPNFHRRSFSELDPQAAATSENVRWVRADGEPMKDEDWGEGGWMRTLGMMLFGDAPEIRNAAGRRVRDNDYLVLLNAHHEAVDFKLPKDVRRKRWFIAFDTARPELEAHTERVAGGGIRLQGRSVIVLGHAR